In uncultured Devosia sp., a genomic segment contains:
- a CDS encoding SDR family NAD(P)-dependent oxidoreductase produces the protein MEFDGKTALVTGAGSGIGKAAALRLGAGGANVVVISRTLEEVEETRDEIIKAGGKALAVDADVSDEAEMKKVIEATIDAYGQLDVVVANAGINGVWAPIDDLTPDEWDQTISVNLRGTYMTLHLAVPHLKAAGGSVIIVSSINGNRTFTSAGATAYSATKAAQVAMAQQLSLELGKYKIRVNAVCPGAIDTEIDDNTDKRNVEQAEIPVEFPEGDIPITGGKPGKSADVADVIAFLASDASRHVTGVPIYVDGGQSLLR, from the coding sequence ATGGAATTTGACGGCAAGACGGCGCTGGTGACGGGCGCGGGATCAGGAATCGGAAAGGCGGCGGCTTTGCGGTTGGGGGCCGGTGGCGCCAATGTGGTGGTGATCAGCCGGACGCTGGAAGAGGTCGAGGAGACCCGCGACGAAATCATCAAGGCGGGCGGCAAGGCGCTGGCGGTGGATGCCGATGTGTCGGACGAAGCCGAGATGAAGAAGGTGATCGAAGCGACGATCGACGCCTATGGGCAGCTGGACGTGGTGGTGGCCAATGCCGGCATCAACGGAGTATGGGCGCCGATCGACGACCTGACGCCCGATGAATGGGACCAGACCATTTCCGTCAACCTGCGCGGCACCTATATGACGCTGCATCTGGCGGTGCCGCATCTGAAGGCTGCGGGTGGATCGGTGATCATCGTGTCGTCGATCAACGGCAATCGCACCTTTACCAGCGCGGGCGCCACGGCCTATTCGGCGACCAAGGCGGCGCAGGTGGCCATGGCGCAGCAATTGTCGCTGGAGCTGGGCAAGTACAAGATCCGCGTCAATGCGGTCTGCCCGGGCGCGATCGATACCGAGATCGACGACAATACCGACAAGCGCAATGTCGAGCAGGCCGAGATCCCGGTGGAGTTTCCCGAGGGCGATATTCCGATCACCGGCGGCAAGCCGGGCAAAAGCGCGGATGTCGCCGATGTCATCGCGTTCCTGGCGTCGGACGCATCGCGGCATGTGACGGGCGTGCCAATCTATGTAGATGGCGGGCAGT
- a CDS encoding M81 family metallopeptidase, giving the protein MRIAVAGLHTECSTYNPVLAREADFKVLRGPAMLKDAYFDFLTHFPAEFITVLHARAIAGGPVEQALYLRWKAEILDGIKAALPLDGVYLAMHGAMFVEGMHDAEGDFIAAVRELVGPDVLIAASYDLHGNVSQKIVDSLDMFSTYRTAPHIDVPDTMRRAVTMLVRALRTGQRPVVGWVPVPVLLPGERTSTQDEPARTFYTQLQAVEDPSGIWDASFQVGYVWADEPRATACAVVTGTNRAAMAEAARHLAQDYWTIREAFVFGTKTGSIEDCVNWAMTAETAPAVLAESGDNPTGGGVGDRAEVLAELIARNAQGVIFAGIADAAATEAAYAAGVGATIAISIGATLDISSKPVYAEVEVLFLLDVAEQRLREAVVRIGGIELVLTARRRPFHNIPDFTKLGLDPRLAKIVVVKSGYLSPDLGPIANPSLMALSPGVVDQFVERLERKHKSIPQYPFDKDFSYSPEVKWSKLVG; this is encoded by the coding sequence ATGCGTATTGCCGTTGCCGGGCTGCACACCGAATGCAGCACCTATAATCCCGTTCTTGCCCGCGAAGCCGATTTCAAGGTGCTGCGCGGTCCCGCCATGCTCAAGGACGCCTATTTCGATTTTCTGACGCATTTTCCGGCCGAATTCATCACCGTGCTGCATGCGCGCGCCATTGCCGGCGGGCCGGTGGAGCAGGCGCTCTATCTGCGCTGGAAGGCGGAAATCCTTGACGGGATCAAGGCGGCGCTGCCGCTCGATGGCGTGTATCTGGCCATGCATGGCGCGATGTTTGTCGAGGGCATGCATGATGCCGAGGGCGATTTCATTGCGGCGGTGCGCGAACTGGTCGGCCCGGATGTGCTGATTGCGGCGAGCTATGACCTGCATGGCAATGTCAGCCAGAAGATCGTCGACAGTCTCGATATGTTTTCGACCTATCGCACGGCGCCGCATATCGATGTGCCGGACACGATGCGCCGAGCCGTGACCATGCTGGTGCGGGCGCTACGCACGGGACAGAGGCCAGTGGTCGGCTGGGTGCCGGTGCCGGTGCTGTTGCCGGGCGAACGGACCTCGACGCAGGACGAGCCGGCGCGGACGTTCTACACGCAGCTGCAGGCCGTGGAGGACCCGAGCGGCATCTGGGATGCCTCGTTCCAGGTGGGTTATGTCTGGGCGGACGAGCCGCGGGCCACGGCCTGTGCCGTGGTGACGGGCACGAACCGGGCAGCAATGGCCGAGGCGGCGCGGCATCTGGCGCAGGACTATTGGACTATCCGCGAGGCGTTTGTGTTCGGCACCAAGACCGGGTCGATCGAGGACTGCGTCAACTGGGCAATGACGGCGGAGACGGCGCCGGCGGTGCTGGCCGAATCGGGTGACAATCCGACCGGCGGCGGCGTCGGTGACCGTGCCGAAGTGCTGGCGGAGCTGATCGCGCGCAATGCGCAGGGCGTGATCTTTGCCGGCATTGCCGATGCGGCGGCGACGGAAGCGGCCTATGCGGCCGGCGTGGGTGCAACCATCGCGATCAGCATCGGGGCGACGCTCGATATATCGAGCAAGCCGGTGTATGCCGAGGTGGAAGTGTTGTTCCTGCTCGATGTGGCCGAGCAACGCCTGCGCGAAGCGGTGGTCAGGATTGGCGGCATTGAGTTGGTGCTGACGGCGCGGCGGCGGCCGTTCCATAACATCCCCGATTTCACCAAGCTGGGGCTCGACCCGCGGTTGGCCAAGATCGTCGTGGTCAAATCGGGTTACCTCTCGCCCGACCTCGGGCCGATCGCCAATCCGAGCCTGATGGCGCTGTCGCCGGGCGTGGTCGACCAGTTCGTCGAACGCCTGGAGCGCAAGCACAAGTCGATCCCGCAGTATCCGTTCGACAAGGACTTTTCCTACTCGCCCGAAGTGAAGTGGAGCAAGCTGGTCGGCTAG